The Mytilus trossulus isolate FHL-02 chromosome 3, PNRI_Mtr1.1.1.hap1, whole genome shotgun sequence genome contains a region encoding:
- the LOC134709514 gene encoding postacrosomal sheath WW domain-binding protein-like, producing the protein MAAQPPPYGQPPGEHGPPPAGPYPPPPGHPPGGYGPPPPGGYGPPQGGYGPPPPGYGHPGPGYGYGGPPPMQQQQQQQTTVVMAGGPSHTVIHQARKEKFSDQICLNCVITLFFPFWIFIWIIMCIVE; encoded by the exons caACCACCACCCTATGGCCAACCTCCTGGTGAACATGGTCCGCCACCTGCAGGACCATATCCACCTCCACCTGGACATCCACCCGGTGGATATGGTCCACCACCACCAGGAGGATACGGTCCACCACAAGGGGGATATGGACCTCCTCCTCCAGGATATGGACATCCAGGACCCGGATATGGATATGGAG GTCCTCCTCCTATGCAGCAGCAGCagcaacaacaaacaacagtagTGATGGCTGGAGGTCCATCCCATACTGTTATACATCAGGCCAGGAAAGAAAA ATTTTCCGATCAAATCTGTCTGAACTGcgttataacattatttttcccattttggatattcatctGGATAATAATG tgtATTGTTGAGTGA